One Salmo trutta chromosome 12, fSalTru1.1, whole genome shotgun sequence genomic region harbors:
- the LOC115204049 gene encoding transmembrane protein 203-like — MLFSLRELVQWLGFATFELFLHLGALLIFSVLVALRADLFAPGMSWWLVFAPLFAADGLSTYFTAIVSIRLYQENEKRLAVLRLLWVLMVLSLKLVCEVLLCQKLVEQEQARDLWFGPIVSPLFILLQLLMIRACRVN; from the coding sequence ATGCTGTTCTCCCTGCGGGAGCTGGTCCAATGGCTGGGCTTTGCCACGTTCGAGCTCTTCCTCCACCTGGGGGCTCTGCTGATCTTCAGTGTGCTAGTAGCTCTGCGGGCTGACCTGTTTGCCCCTGGCATGAGCTGGTGGCTGGTCTTCGCCCCTCTGTTTGCCGCTGATGGTCTCAGCACCTACTTCACGGCCATTGTATCCATCCGGCTGTACCAGGAGAATGAGAAAAGGCTGGCAGTGCTGAGGCTGCTGTGGGTGCTGATGGTGCTCAGCCTCAAGCTGGTGTGTGAGGTGCTGCTGTGCCAGAAGTTGGTTGAGCAGGAACAGGCACGCGACCTGTGGTTCGGTCCTATCGTCTCACCGCTCTTCATCCTCCTGCAGCTACTGATGATCCGCGCCTGCCGTGTCAACTGA